In a genomic window of Pangasianodon hypophthalmus isolate fPanHyp1 chromosome 19, fPanHyp1.pri, whole genome shotgun sequence:
- the niban1a gene encoding protein Niban 1a yields the protein MGLSSSLLDENKFNFIKGWTQTELRNFASFYKKQYSLAFLSHVHDELVQRKQEHTQLLKQRDPPQEAEVIYQESVLYFYDNRKWKERFLVVRANYSLECHESYETFMKGILPPDKLPTTGGTILTTEEKYMEVVDRCFPDTDNVKEDFAPPVVGMPGQFPVYLRLPYQRDHYFCFLQEAKQAKFISVLSDCIRHQNQDFLKKKTYEVQAFAKAVQLYRQDKGYYEPWDMLIGNDVQVLTNLTMEELLPSLEKDLLPRLKAKKMERKRMWFATIEATYNLVQETLMEDMAALNDECRETTKQQSALMRSDMDQIMSSQAFLESKLRATVADLATEYCKQHIEPHLRAVLEEMMGPISLGFEEAREVSESMMEYLCQKYQEGMTREELQQALEEMSKPNLESCYEKVSGLRDHIQEFNYPNCRGLEHSTQIDIQQLVDSVAYTYGLLLSKSPQDSTNLLDAMVKARNRVLKQYDYDSSTQRKKIFQEALLSITLPSVKAFLAPTFKKELPNFEQYIFDDYVNFINVENVYEDILQQILETDISKVVKEAASMKKYNLFMESRYRFSVSSMYVTPPGSPDYTSTLTKACNALPSSPLLSHGLMESQSTGEDPIVAKKKSEPEVIMAQQEEVQAQPELTNVPTGENTFVAEKMVEQEVIMAQQGEVQARTQPDLIKVPAGEDTVMAEKMVEPEVIVAQKVEVQAHTQLDLLKEPTGEDTVMGEKIVEQEEIMAQQVQLPAQAQPELTKVPTGEDPVMAEKMVEPEVIVAQQVEVQAHAQPELIARGNEVLEVPANAATEVRDRSTTPETLTVHTAGVEEMLVATQSLEESTYSGPPNVVAINTETLVDPSSSSNTEPTLKSAALTLAEPIPKPVETEANETPVQASPPEGDTGSMDQVSKSETSSSLKFVSAESETESAANIRISSAEETAPGVPSSSGVQPLVVEEQNSNTTGDTKVVVDDLTSLGAPIYEIRASNMAQDFSDDSSWTTEEEGDSIEEDDLTTETTSAIPEPEDSVIVKCETISDVGMNVNNNSADPSTEAARPLDCIKEIRALVVEVIEVEEVAQHCPDSGDVSLNTQ from the exons GGTGGACGCAGACAGAACTGAGGAATTTCGCATCATTCTACAAGAAGCAGTACTCTCTGGCCTTTCTCTCCCATGTTCATGATGAGCTGGTGCAACGCAAACAAGAGCATACTCAACTCCTTAAACAGCGG GATCCCCCACAGGAAGCAGAGGTGATCTACCAGGAGTCTGTGCTCTACTTTTATGATAACAGGAAATGGAAGGAGAGGTTTTTGGTGGTTCGTGCCAATTACTCCCTGGAGTGCCACGAGAGTTATGAG ACTTTTATGAAAGGCATACTGCCACCGGATAAGCTGCCAACTACAGGAGGCACTATTTTGACCACAGAAGAGAAATACATGGAAGTGGTAGACAGGTGCTTCCCTGACACTGACA ATGTGAAAGAGGACTTTGCTCCTCCAGTGGTGGGTATGCCAGGCCAGTTTCCAGTGTACCTCCGACTGCCGTACCAGAGAGACCACTACTTCTGCTTCCTCCAGGAGGCCAAACAAGCCAAGTTTATCTCTGTGTTATCTGACTGCATTCGCCACCAGAATCAAG ACTTCTTAAAGAAGAAGACATACGAGGTGCAGGCCTTCGCCAAAGCCGTCCAGCTCTACAGGCAGGACAAGGGCTACTATGAACCGTGGGATATGCTGATAGGCAACGATGTGCAG GTGCTGACTAATCTTACCATGGAGGAGTTGTTGCCGTCTCTAGAGAAAGACTTGCTTCCTCGTCTGAAGGCCAAGAagatggagaggaagagaaTGTGGTTTGCT ACAATTGAGGCAACATATAACCTGGTGCAGGAGACTCTGATGGAGGACATGGCTGCTCTGAACGACGAGTGCAGAGAGACAACCAAGCAGCAGAGTGCACTCATGCGCTCAGATATGGATCAGATCATGAGCTCCCAGGCCTTTCTGGAGAGCAAGCTCAGAG CCACTGTAGCTGATCTGGCTACTGAATACTGCAAGCAGCACATAGAGCCTCACCTGCGTGCTGTGCTGGAGGAGATGATGGGGCCCATCAGCCTGGGCTTTGAGGAAGCACGGGAGGTCAGTGAGAGCATGATGGAGTACCTGTGCCAGAAATATCAGGAGGGTATGACCAGAGAAGAGCTGCAACAG GCTTTGGAGGAGATGAGTAAACCAAACTTAGAGAGCTGTTATGAGAAAGTGAGTGGTCTGAGGGATCACATCCAAGAGTTCAACTACCCCAACTGCAGAGGACTGGAGCACAGCACACAGATTGATATACAACAG CTGGTGGACAGCGTGGCATACACCTATGGACTACTTCTGAGCAAGTCTCCACAAGACAGCACCAACTTATTAGATGCCATGGTAAAAGCCAGAAATAGGGTGCTAAAG CAATATGACTATGACAGCAGTACACAGAGAAAGAAGATTTTCCAGGAAGCTCTGCTCAGCATCACTCTACCCAGTGTCAAAGCTTTTCTAGCTCCTACATTCAAAAAG GAACTACCAAACTTCGAACAGTACATATTTGACGATTATGTAAATTTCATCAACGTGGAGAACGTCTATGAGGACATACTGCAACAGATACTAGAGACAGACATTAGCAAAG tggtGAAGGAAGCAGCAAGTATGAAGAAGTACAACTTATTCATGGAGTCCAGGTACCGTTTCAGTGTTTCCAGCATGTACGTCACTCCCCCTGGCAGCCCAGACTACACCAGCACATTGACAAAAGCCTGCAATGCTCTGCCATCCTCCCCTTTGCTGAGTCATGGCCTAATGGAAAGCCAGAGCACGGGTGAAGACCCAATCGTGGCTAAGAAGAAGTCGGAACCGGAGGTCATCATGGCCCAGCAGGAAGAGGTTCAGGCACAACCGGAGCTTACTAATGTACCTACTGGTGAAAACACATTCGTGGCTGAGAAGATGGTGGAGCAGGAGGTAATCATGGCTCAGCAGGGAGAGGTTCAGGCACGTACACAACCAGATCTTATTAAGGTCCCTGCTGGTGAAGACACAGTCATGGCTGAGAAGATGGTGGAGCCAGAGGTAATTGTGGCCCAGAAGGTAGAGGTTCAGGCACATACACAACTAGATCTTCTTAAGGAACCTACTGGTGAAGACACAGTAATGGGTGAAAAGATTGTGGAGCAGGAGGAAATCATGGCCCAGCAGGTACAGCTTCCAGCACAGGCACAACCGGAGCTTACTAAGGTACCTACTGGTGAAGACCCAGTCATGGCTGAGAAGATGGTGGAGCCAGAGGTAATTGTGGCCCAGCAGGTAGAGGTTCAGGCACATGCACAACCAGAGCTTATTGCTAGAGGTAATGAAGTGCTAGAGGTGCCTGCTAATGCTGCAACTGAGGTACGAGACAGATCTACCACACCTGAGacactcacagtacacacaGCAGGTGTGGAGGAGATGCTCGTTGCCACTCAGAGTTTAGAGGAGAGTACATACTCAGGGCCTCCTAATGTAGTTGCTATAAACACAGAGACATTAGTGGACCCGTCTAGCTCTTCAAATACAGAACCTACACTTAAATCAGCAGCCCTCACATTGGCTGAACCTATTCCAAAGCCAGTGGAAACAGAAGCCAATGAGACACCAGTCCAGGCTAGTCCACCAGAGGGAGACACAGGGTCCATGGACCAAGTGTCAAAGAGTGAAACTTCATCAAGTCTCAAATTTGTCTCTgcagagagtgaaacagagagtgCAGCCAACATTAGGATCAGCTCAGCCGAAGAAACTGCTCCAGGTGTGCCTAGCTCTTCAGGTGTACAACCCCTTGTTGTAGAGGAGCAAAACAGCAACACCACTGGAGATACCAAAGTTGTGGTAGATGATCTCACTTCCCTGGGAGCTCCAATTTATGAGATCAGAGCGAGCAACATGGCACAAGATTTTTCTGATGATTCATCTTGGACCACAGAGGAGGAGGGAGACAGCATTGAGGAAGATGACCTAACAACGGAAACCACATCAGCCATCCCTGAACCGGAGGACTCCGTTATAGTAAAGTGTGAAACTATCTCAGACGTTGGCATGAATGTTAACAACAACTCTGCAGATCCCAGTACTGAAGCAGCCAGACCTTTAGATTGCATCAAGGAAATCCGTGCCCTTGTGGTGGAAGTGATCGAAGTGGAAGAGGTAGCCCAACACTGCCCTGACAGTGGAGACGTCAGCTTAAACACACAATGA